A single genomic interval of Arachis duranensis cultivar V14167 chromosome 7, aradu.V14167.gnm2.J7QH, whole genome shotgun sequence harbors:
- the LOC127740529 gene encoding uncharacterized protein LOC127740529 — translation MSSSKKNKKHLSIKVQQSGCKEVISAHKTKLSHPKPTKSRAPVPSHVSKKPSTLPPSSSQPPQKFKRNLLSSHADHTPSPSQSPAESPYCSPIQPQSFDNAPNNERNLHHAHSSDENHHDESLAQEGELVTQERLLKIEPFGNEFNPCTAVRHVTNAIKSKFSEFCPSWRHASEQMRDLWFTEFKEPQHNARIRQIFEIKGSDRLRSLMNQERRNYSKDPNHVPKYIPEPVWRQLLHYFATDSKFKNWSAVNTVNRASNVGSSMHTGGSISMGEHTRRMEKATGVKRYLEEVYTKCHTKKDKNWIDERSEKVIGEFKKRKTELSQVALSLDDEGDVEASKEGLDIPDDYTIWNEVVTKEKKKAAFGLGSFGLDLSSKLDSRNCSETSKDNLNIEQELHMWKEKAKEQEIINEEQKVKLKNAEHKLKDQGRQLKVQQKRIGSTENTIHALYKKLNLPLPSTLSDPTEDELGTGSSDDNMSD, via the exons ATGTcaagttctaaaaaaaataaaaaacacttgTCAATTAAAGTACAACAGTCTGGTTGTAAGGAGGTGATTAGTGCACACAAAACTAAGCTTTCACACCCTAAACCTACAAAATCACGAGCTCCAGTTCCTTCACATGTATCTAAAAAGCCTTCAACATTACCACCCTCTTCTTCGCAGCCACCacaaaaattcaagagaaatttACTATCTTCCCATGCCGATCATACACCATCACCATCACAATCACCAGCTGAATCACCATATTGTTCACCTATCCAACCTCAGTCATTTGATAATGCTCCTAATAATGAACGAAATTTACATCATGCTCACTCATCGGATGAAAATCATCACGATGAATCTCTTGCTCAAGAAGGTGAACTTGTCACTCAAGAAAGGCTCTTGAAAATAGAGCCTTTTGGCAATGA GTTTAATCCATGTACTGCTGTTCGTCATGTAACAAACGCCATTAAAAGCAAATTTTCAGAATTTTGCCCTTCCTGGAGACATGCTAGTGAGCAAATGCGAGATTTGTGGTTTACTGAATTTAAG GAACCTCAACACAATGCAAGAATTCGTCAAATTTTTGAGATTAAAGGGAGTGATCGATTAAGATCGTTGATGAATCAGGAGAGACGCAATTATTCAAAAGACCCTAACCATGTACCAAAATATATTCCTGAACCCGTTTGGCGTCAACTATTACATTATTTTGCTACAGATTCGAAATTTAAGAACTGGTCAGCAGTAAATACTGTGAATCGAGCATCAAATGTTGGAAGTTCCATGCATACTGGTGGTTCCATATCTATGGGTGAACATACACGCAGAATG GAGAAAGCTACGGGAGTAAAACGTTATCTAGAAGAGGTTTATACCAAATGCCACaccaaaaaagacaaaaattggATTGATGAAAGATCTGAGAAAGTCATT GGTGAATTCAAAAAGCGAAAGACAGAACTTTCTCAAGTAGCTTTATCCTTGGATGATGAGGGAGATGTTGAGGCATCTAAGGAAGGCCTAGATATACCAGATGATTATACTATTTGGaacgaagttgtgacaaaggaaaaaaagaaagctGCTTTTGGTTTAGGTTCTTTTGGCTTAGATCTCTCTTCAAAGTTGGATTCCAGAAATTGTTCAGAGACATCCAAAGACAAtctaaatattgagcaagaaCTTCACatgtggaaagaaaaagcaaaggaGCAAGAAATAATCAATGAAGAGCAAAAGGTTAAGTTAAAAAATGCTGAGCACAAGTTAAAAGATCAAGGACGTCAACTAAAAGTTCAACAGAAAAGAATTGGTTCTACTGAAAACACAATTCATGCTTTGTATAAAAAGTTGAATCTCCCACTTCCTTCAACCTTGTCTGATCCTACGGAAGATGAGCTTGGGACAGGCTCTAGTGATGATAACATGAGTGATTGA
- the LOC110273748 gene encoding uncharacterized protein LOC110273748, with translation MAVKMLSIKAKGNVSQQIFDDFVKAMKEVIPKDNLLVSNFYEAKKLVSKLGMESNKIDCCINGCMLYYKEDDIPRKECKFCHSPRYKIGKKGKQVSLKRMHYLPLIPRLRRLYASMNTASHMRWHFDHEFKGVLEHPLDSKAWKYFDRKHPQFSQEPRNVRLGLRADGFTPFGQSGKQYSCWPIIVTPYNLPPSMCMKTPYMFLSMIIPGPRNPKTGLMYTCSPCIPKIRIDVYLQPLIDELKLLWEDGVLTYDIHSKSNFVMRAALLWTINDFPAYGMLSGWMTAGRLACPYCMERTKAFQLKNGGKPSWFDCHRQFLPNNHMFRRNKDAFYKNRIDRSEPPSRLTGEQIWYIVQNYDKISDVEQLEIEGYGSTHNWTKRSIFWDLPYWRHNLIRHNLDVMHIEKNVFDNIFNTVMDIKEKTKDNAKARMNLSLYCKRKNLELPNQSGGKIIKPKANYTFTLQQKRAICEWVKELRMPDGSLPEQIWKPITKLSQFFRDLCSTSLREDVLNKLEENIPIMLCKLERIFSPGFFDSMEHLPIHLPFEALLGGPVQYRWMYPFERFLHHLKKKVKNKAHVEGSIVESYLIEEISYFCEYYFNQTSIDAKQNDEGDDSIQQNLSIFNLLGCFAGECKTRYLDDKEFSAAMNHILINCDEIKPYIE, from the exons ATGGCAGTTAAAATGTTGAGTATAAAAGCTAAAGGGAATGTATCTCAACAAATCTTTGATGATTTCGTGAAAGCTATGAAAGAAGTGATTCCTAAGGATAATTTACTTGTCTCTAATTTTTATGAAGCAAAGAAGCTAGTATCGAAACTTGGCATGGAAAGCAATAAAATTGATTGTTGCATTAATGGTTGTATGCTGTATTATAAGGAGGATGATATACCAAGAAAAGAATGTAAATTTTGTCATTCTCCAAGGTACAAAATAGGTAAAAAGGGTAAACAAGTTTCTTTGAAACGAATGCACTATTTACCACTTATACCTCGTTTAAGAAGACTTTATGCTTCAATGAACACAGCATCTCACATGCGATGGCATTTTGATCACGAGTTTAAAGGAGTTCTTGAGCATCCATTGGATTCAAAAGCATGGAAGTATTTTGATAGAAAACATCCACAATTTTCTCAAGAACCACGCAATGTCAGACTAGGATTACGTGCTGATGGATTCACCCCTTTTGGTCAATCTGGTAAACAATATTCATGTTGGCCAATAATTGTCACTCCGTATAACCTGCCTCCTTCTATGTGCATGAAAACTCCTTACATGTTTTTATCCATGATTATCCCTGGTCCTCGTAATCCCAAAACCGGATTGATGTATACCTGCAGCCCTTGTATTCCCAAAATCAGGATTGATGTATACCTGCAGCCCTTGATTGATGAGCTAAAACTACTATGGGAAGATGGCGTTTTAACTTATGATATTCATTCCAAGTCAAATTTTGTAATGCGAGCTGCATTGTTGTGGACTATTAATGATTTTCCTGCATATGGAATGTTGTCTGGATGGATGACAGCAGGCAGGCTAGCATGCCCATACTGTATGGAACGAACCAAGGCATTCCAATTAAAAAATGGGGGAAAGCCATCATGGTTTGACTGCCACAGACAATTCTTGCCAAATAATCACATGTTTAGAAGAAACAAGGATGCATTCTATAAGAATAGAATTGACAGATCAGAACCTCCATCAAGATTGACTGGAGAGCAAATATGGTATATAGTTCAAAATTATGATAAGATAAGTGATGTTGAGCAACTTGAGATAGAAGGATATGGAAGTACGCATAATTGGACCAAAAGAAGCATATTTTGGGATTTGCCTTATTGGCGTCATAATTTAATCCGTCATAACCTTGATGTAATGCATATTGAGAAGAACGTATTTGATAATATATTCAATACTGTCATGGACATCAAAGAGAAGACTAAAGATAATGCAAAGGCTAGAATGAATCTGTCATTATACTGCAAGCGAAAAAATTTAGAACTGCCAAACCAAAGTGGAGGTAAAATTATAAAACCTAAAGCAAACTACACATTTACCCTCCAGCAAAAGAGGGCAATATGTGAATGGGTGAAAGAGTTAAGGATGCCTGATGG TTCATTGCCAGAGCAGATATGGAAGCCAATAACAAAGTTAAGTCAATTCTTTCGAGATTTGTGCTCAACATCGTTACGAGAAGATGTTCTAAATAAGCTAGAAGAAAATATTCCAATTATGCTATGCAAGCTAGAACGTATTTTTTCTCCTGGATTTTTTGACTCAATGGAACATCTACCTATTCATTTGCCATTTGAAGCATTGCTTGGTGGTCCTGTGCAATATAGATGGATGTATCCTTTTGAGAG GTTTCTCCATCATCTTAAGAAAAAGgtcaagaacaaagcacatgTTGAAGGATCTATCGTTGAATCATACCTAATTGAGGAGATTTCTTACTTTTGTGAGTACTATTTTAACCAAACTAGCATCGACGCAAAGCAAaatgatgaaggtgatgattcaATTCAGCAAAATTTGtctatttttaatttgcttGGTTGTTTTGCTGGTGAATGCAAAACTCGTTATTTAGATGACAAAGAATTCAGTGCAGCCATGAATCATATACTAATAAACTGTGATGAAATTAAGCCATATATTGAGTGA